A window of the Acidimicrobiales bacterium genome harbors these coding sequences:
- a CDS encoding DUF3179 domain-containing protein — translation MRPVSLLAISVLVLASACSPQTDRSSPPSSTIEPALTANEIDSQIALDPERAVESSALPPRHLDTSAFPESLVDRTLIVSGGPPPDGIPSIDAPTFAPVGSIDWLDDDEAVLVLDVEGDVHIYPTQIMVWHEIVNDEIAGRPVAVTFCPLCNSGLAFERSVPHPNGTHMVLDFGTSGSLYQSAMVMYDRQTESLWTHFDGRAVIGDLVGVELDRLPLGITSWHDARAAHPSGEVLQRPATDRDYGRNPYEGYDQLDGPIGGFFDGDIDSRLPAMTRVVGLDIGGETLAITLDHLAAERLVAFEIGGQRVVLWHQPGLTSSLEADTVAGGRDIGAVAAFVTDDVFLLGPDGLSDEATNSTWNLFGRAIAGSRSGEQLTVAEKIDTFWFAWSTYHPATAVVDREGPP, via the coding sequence ATGCGCCCCGTCTCTCTGTTGGCAATATCGGTCTTGGTGCTCGCCTCCGCGTGCTCGCCGCAGACCGACCGGTCGAGCCCCCCGTCGTCGACCATCGAACCGGCGCTGACCGCAAACGAGATCGACTCGCAGATCGCACTCGACCCCGAGCGGGCCGTTGAATCGTCGGCGCTGCCGCCGCGGCATCTCGACACGAGCGCGTTCCCCGAGTCACTCGTCGATCGGACGTTGATCGTCTCGGGCGGCCCGCCGCCAGACGGGATTCCGTCGATCGACGCTCCGACCTTCGCCCCCGTCGGTTCGATCGACTGGCTGGACGACGACGAGGCGGTGCTCGTGCTCGATGTCGAAGGCGACGTCCACATCTACCCGACGCAGATCATGGTGTGGCACGAGATCGTCAACGACGAGATCGCCGGCCGGCCGGTGGCGGTCACCTTCTGTCCGCTCTGCAACTCCGGTCTCGCCTTCGAGCGATCGGTGCCGCATCCCAACGGAACGCACATGGTCCTCGACTTCGGTACATCGGGGTCGCTCTACCAGTCGGCGATGGTCATGTACGACCGTCAGACCGAGAGTCTGTGGACGCACTTTGACGGGCGGGCGGTCATCGGTGATCTGGTCGGCGTGGAACTCGACCGTCTCCCGCTCGGAATCACCTCGTGGCACGACGCCCGTGCGGCCCACCCCTCCGGCGAGGTCCTGCAGCGCCCCGCCACCGATCGCGACTACGGTCGCAATCCGTACGAGGGGTACGACCAGCTGGATGGCCCGATCGGTGGGTTCTTCGACGGTGACATCGACTCGAGGCTGCCGGCGATGACCCGAGTGGTCGGCCTCGACATCGGCGGCGAGACGTTGGCGATCACCCTCGACCACCTGGCCGCCGAGCGGCTGGTCGCGTTCGAGATCGGGGGTCAACGAGTCGTGCTCTGGCACCAGCCCGGCCTCACCTCGTCGCTCGAGGCGGACACCGTGGCGGGTGGTCGCGACATCGGGGCGGTCGCTGCGTTCGTCACCGACGACGTCTTCCTCCTCGGCCCCGACGGGCTGAGCGATGAAGCCACCAACAGCACGTGGAACCTCTTCGGCCGAGCGATCGCCGGTTCACGATCCGGCGAGCAGCTGACGGTGGCCGAGAAAATCGACACGTTCTGGTTCGCCTGGTCGACCTATCATCCGGCCACCGCAGTCGTCGATCGAGAGGGACCACCATGA
- a CDS encoding amidohydrolase family protein: MHDLVIRNGRVIDGTGTDPVDGVDIAIDGDMIVAIGPDLGPGKREIDASGLLVTPGFVDIHTHYDGQATWDPYLEPSTPHGVTTVVMGNCGVGFAPAKPTDHDQLIELMEGVEDIPGAALSEGLSWDWESFPDYLDALERRSYAADVAALIAHGPLRVYVMGQRGADNEPASSDDIAAMATAGAGGHRGRRHGLLDQPHHRPPSDER; encoded by the coding sequence ATGCACGACTTGGTCATCCGCAACGGCAGGGTCATCGACGGCACCGGCACCGATCCGGTCGACGGGGTCGACATCGCCATCGACGGCGACATGATCGTGGCCATCGGCCCCGATCTCGGACCGGGCAAGCGCGAGATCGACGCCTCGGGCCTGCTGGTGACACCCGGCTTCGTCGACATCCACACCCACTACGACGGCCAGGCCACGTGGGACCCCTACCTCGAGCCGTCGACCCCGCACGGGGTCACCACGGTCGTGATGGGCAACTGCGGCGTGGGCTTCGCCCCCGCCAAACCGACCGACCACGACCAACTGATCGAGCTGATGGAGGGCGTCGAGGACATCCCCGGTGCCGCCCTGAGCGAGGGGCTGAGCTGGGACTGGGAGAGCTTCCCCGATTACCTCGATGCGCTCGAGCGTCGCAGCTATGCCGCCGATGTCGCTGCCCTGATCGCACACGGGCCACTGCGGGTCTATGTCATGGGGCAGCGTGGTGCCGACAACGAACCCGCCAGCTCCGACGACATCGCGGCCATGGCCACGGCTGGTGCAGGAGGCCATCGAGGCCGGCGCCATGGGCTTCTCGACCAGCCGCACCATCGGCCACCGAGCGATGAGCGGTGA
- a CDS encoding amidohydrolase family protein produces the protein MQEAIEAGAMGFSTSRTIGHRAMSGEPVPGTFAAEEELFAIGRAMKRAGRGLFEVAPAGLAGEDLVAPKREMDWMIRLAQEIERPVTWLMLQNLVEPDEWQTFMDLSAQAQADGHQVIPQVAGRPFGVLLGLSVRHRFVDLPSFAPLLDLPLAERAAAMADPELKATLLAECRAADEAAAAADPLRALLNQTFNRTYVLGTPINYEPTEEDSIGGRAAARGVDPLEELYDRLLDNEGRNFLLMTFLGYSHGSGDALYEMLSHPSSVLGLADGGAHANFICDASTPTWMLTHWARDRHRGPKLELPFVIKKMTSDTAALFGLTDRGVLAVGKRADVNVIDFEHLELGQPHLVADLPAGGTRLLQDAKGYVATVVGGVVTRVNDSFTGELPGRLVRS, from the coding sequence GTGCAGGAGGCCATCGAGGCCGGCGCCATGGGCTTCTCGACCAGCCGCACCATCGGCCACCGAGCGATGAGCGGTGAACCGGTGCCGGGCACGTTCGCCGCCGAAGAGGAGCTGTTCGCCATCGGCCGAGCGATGAAGCGGGCCGGTCGGGGCCTGTTCGAAGTGGCGCCCGCCGGTCTGGCTGGCGAAGACCTCGTCGCTCCCAAGCGCGAAATGGACTGGATGATCCGTCTCGCCCAGGAGATCGAGCGACCGGTCACCTGGCTCATGCTGCAGAACCTGGTCGAACCCGACGAGTGGCAAACGTTCATGGACCTGTCGGCGCAGGCGCAGGCCGACGGCCACCAGGTCATCCCTCAGGTTGCCGGCCGCCCCTTCGGTGTGCTGCTCGGTTTGTCGGTCCGTCACCGATTCGTCGACCTCCCCAGCTTCGCTCCCCTGCTCGACCTCCCGCTCGCCGAGCGGGCCGCCGCCATGGCCGACCCCGAGCTGAAGGCGACCCTGCTTGCGGAATGCCGAGCGGCCGACGAGGCGGCGGCCGCCGCCGACCCCCTTCGTGCCCTGCTCAACCAGACCTTCAACCGCACCTACGTTCTCGGCACGCCGATCAACTACGAGCCGACCGAAGAAGACTCGATCGGCGGACGCGCCGCGGCCCGTGGCGTCGACCCGCTCGAAGAGCTCTACGACCGCCTGCTCGACAACGAGGGTCGCAACTTCCTGCTCATGACGTTCCTCGGCTACAGCCACGGCAGTGGCGACGCCCTCTACGAGATGCTGTCGCACCCGAGCTCGGTGCTCGGCCTCGCCGACGGCGGAGCCCACGCCAACTTCATCTGTGATGCCTCCACCCCGACCTGGATGCTCACGCACTGGGCCCGTGATCGTCACCGCGGACCGAAGCTCGAGCTGCCCTTCGTCATCAAGAAGATGACCAGCGACACCGCCGCACTCTTCGGGCTCACCGATCGGGGTGTGCTCGCCGTCGGCAAGCGGGCCGACGTGAACGTCATCGACTTCGAACATCTGGAGCTGGGTCAGCCGCACCTGGTCGCCGACCTCCCGGCCGGCGGCACCCGCCTCCTGCAGGATGCCAAGGGCTACGTTGCCACCGTCGTCGGCGGGGTCGTGACCCGAGTCAACGATTCGTTCACCGGCGAGCTCCCCGGTCGACTCGTCCGGAGCTGA
- a CDS encoding LysR family transcriptional regulator: MWNDISARHLLALRAVSDEGTFGKAAQRLGFTQSAVSQQIAALEQIVGQTLFDRPSGPFPPRLTPAGALLLEHAADIIDSFETAERELARLALGVTGHLRVGTFQSISARVIPAALGRLHLEAPDVEVTLVEGDPETDARIEAIRRGDLDLAFVIGDVDIPGGSRWLGDDPHVAVVPASTPDGPLELAEMGTQPMIGQPPEDTCGLLVDRELERLGITPRYVFRSHDNGAVQGMVGAGVGIAIVPLLAVDVADPTISVRPTVPPVTPRRVSIIWDPQRTLPATAERFLDLVTEICETRLDTGGRLLASAE; this comes from the coding sequence ATGTGGAACGACATCAGCGCCCGCCATCTCCTTGCGCTTCGGGCGGTGAGCGACGAGGGCACCTTCGGCAAGGCGGCCCAACGGCTGGGGTTCACCCAGTCGGCGGTGTCACAACAGATTGCGGCGCTGGAACAGATCGTTGGCCAGACGCTGTTCGATCGGCCATCCGGACCGTTCCCTCCCCGGCTGACGCCTGCTGGCGCACTCCTGTTGGAACACGCCGCCGACATCATCGATTCGTTCGAGACCGCCGAACGCGAATTGGCCCGGCTGGCGCTCGGCGTCACCGGCCACCTGCGGGTCGGAACGTTCCAGTCGATCTCGGCGCGGGTCATCCCTGCCGCACTCGGCCGGCTCCACCTCGAAGCGCCCGACGTCGAGGTCACGTTGGTCGAGGGCGATCCGGAAACCGACGCTCGGATCGAGGCGATCCGACGAGGCGACCTCGACCTGGCGTTCGTGATCGGCGACGTCGACATCCCCGGCGGTTCACGTTGGTTGGGCGACGACCCCCATGTTGCGGTGGTGCCGGCCTCGACGCCCGACGGTCCGCTCGAACTGGCCGAGATGGGAACGCAGCCGATGATCGGCCAGCCGCCCGAAGACACCTGCGGGTTGCTGGTGGATCGGGAACTCGAGCGGCTCGGGATCACCCCGCGCTATGTGTTCCGCTCGCACGACAATGGCGCGGTGCAGGGCATGGTCGGGGCGGGTGTCGGGATCGCCATCGTGCCGTTGCTCGCCGTCGACGTTGCCGATCCGACCATCTCGGTACGGCCGACGGTCCCGCCCGTCACGCCGCGACGGGTGTCGATCATCTGGGACCCACAGCGGACGTTGCCGGCGACGGCCGAGCGATTCCTCGATCTCGTCACCGAGATCTGCGAGACCCGCCTCGACACCGGCGGGCGCCTGCTGGCGTCGGCGGAGTAG
- a CDS encoding nucleoside/nucleotide kinase family protein: MAEPNGSTGEQRRLHSVEQLAELVIAASAGRSRFVVGLVGPPGVGKSTVSGALTSLLDPAPPIVGMDGFHLANQVLVDRGLIDRKGAPDTFDADGFVAILERLRSADTTVWCPRFDRSIEDSIAAAVAVTPADRIVIVEGNYLLLTDAPWDRVADLLDLAVYLDLAHAARVGRLIARHIEFGKSETDARRFVEVSDEVNAAMVAASRSRAGATLTLS; the protein is encoded by the coding sequence ATGGCAGAACCGAATGGATCGACCGGCGAGCAGCGTCGACTTCACTCCGTGGAACAGCTGGCCGAGCTGGTGATCGCTGCGTCAGCAGGTCGTAGCCGCTTCGTCGTCGGGCTCGTCGGTCCGCCCGGCGTCGGCAAGTCGACGGTGTCCGGTGCGCTCACATCACTGCTCGATCCCGCTCCTCCGATCGTCGGGATGGACGGCTTCCATCTCGCCAACCAGGTGCTGGTCGACCGGGGGCTGATCGACCGCAAGGGCGCTCCCGACACCTTCGATGCCGATGGGTTCGTGGCCATCCTCGAGCGGCTCCGCTCGGCCGACACCACCGTGTGGTGTCCCCGGTTCGACCGCTCCATCGAGGACTCGATCGCGGCTGCCGTCGCCGTCACGCCCGCCGATCGGATCGTCATCGTCGAGGGCAACTACCTTCTGCTCACCGACGCGCCCTGGGACCGAGTCGCCGACCTGCTCGATCTCGCCGTCTACCTCGACCTCGCTCACGCGGCGCGGGTCGGCCGCTTGATCGCTCGCCACATCGAGTTCGGCAAGTCCGAGACCGACGCCAGGCGCTTCGTGGAAGTCTCCGACGAGGTGAACGCTGCGATGGTCGCTGCCTCCCGCTCCCGGGCGGGAGCGACGCTGACGCTCTCCTGA
- a CDS encoding YdeI/OmpD-associated family protein — MAASPATATFAAELHQAAGKKATGIVVPPEVIEQLGAGKKPPLRVSLNGHEYRTTVGVMNGTSMIPVSAAVRTAAGLSAGDEVVVVATVDATPRSVEIPDDLAAAFVTHPEAKAFFDGLSNSLQRYHIDNINGAKAADTRQRRIDKSIGLFLAGKSR, encoded by the coding sequence ATGGCTGCATCACCCGCAACGGCGACCTTCGCCGCCGAACTCCATCAGGCCGCAGGCAAGAAGGCGACCGGCATCGTCGTACCGCCCGAGGTCATCGAGCAGCTCGGCGCCGGGAAGAAACCACCGCTGCGTGTGTCGCTCAACGGTCACGAGTACCGCACCACGGTCGGCGTCATGAACGGGACATCGATGATCCCCGTGAGTGCTGCCGTCCGCACCGCAGCCGGATTGTCGGCCGGAGACGAGGTCGTGGTGGTCGCCACCGTCGATGCCACGCCGCGTTCGGTCGAGATTCCCGACGACCTCGCTGCTGCGTTCGTCACCCATCCCGAGGCGAAAGCCTTCTTCGACGGCCTGTCCAATAGCCTGCAGCGCTACCACATCGACAACATCAACGGCGCCAAGGCTGCGGACACCCGCCAGCGTCGCATCGACAAGTCGATCGGCCTGTTCCTTGCGGGCAAGTCACGCTGA
- a CDS encoding indolepyruvate ferredoxin oxidoreductase family protein, with amino-acid sequence MTDYELTDRIEATDRTVAMSGIQAVIRIPLDQIRADAERGQRTAAMIAGYRGSPVGGMDGAYDADRAVLEANNVRFISGVNEDLGATIVWGSQQAALEPTARFDGVLGMWYGKGPGVDRSGDALRHANTSGVDHCGGVLAVAGDDPSCKSSTIASASEWALADLAMPTLYPGSVQEVLDFGRYGYELSRFSGSWVGFKIVTNVADAFATVDPHPGRLTIAPVDLEWRHSQSSTLIAPFSLELEREMMVSRLDAAKAFVAAQGIDRIIGAGPAELGIVAAGSMYGELRDALGRLGLRSDADLAASGIRLYKPAMIWPLEPSSLRRFAEGLREIVVVEEKRSFIESQIRDLLYGHADTPAVHGKRDDRGELFASHGGLVADDLVAPLRRRLEVFLPADRLASERARIPLITAELPGRTAHFCSGCPHNRSTVIPEGSVAHGGIGCHSMSLYMERGVHGVTHMGGEGAQWVGMSPFVDDTHRFQYLGDGTLAHSGSLAIRQAVSAGTTITYKILYNGTVAMTGGQDAAGNIEVPALTHWLAAEGVDTTVVVSDDPKRYTEPMAKGVRVEHRDQLDAVQRELREIEGVTVLIYDQGCAAELRRDRKRGLVATPTTRVVINEAICEGCGDCGEVSNCASVHPVQTPFGRKTQIHQESCNYDLTCLNGNCPAFVTIEIDPDAPPTTPRRGGSPARVADGELPPEPAIPDSADVLLIGIGGTGVVTVSQVLATAAMLDGKHSNGLDQTGLAQKGGPVVSNVRITADDPASADTSGASASNRVDTADAMLVFDLVAASKNLDRASEDRTRAIISTGLIPTGAMVSGRGDETFPALERFRSVVEAATLDSLWLDTAGIARRQWSSQPAANVLVLGLAYQQGLLPVSSASLERAIELNGVAVATNLEAFRLGRRIAADPSLLEALDVDDATVAVPPPLDSMAADLGVDPALSDILAWRIPELIEWQDAAYAESYVAKIREVRTLEAGLVGSRTELSQAVARHLYKFMAYKDEYEVARLALRFDQESSGIAGSMSYQLKPPTMKAVGYDKKVAVPEAAGRAMFKGILRTKKLRGTRLDPFGRTEERRTERALIGEYTELVDLLLGDLTADSYERAVEIASLADMVRGFDTVKLANVRRYRAAVAERLARP; translated from the coding sequence GTGACCGACTATGAGCTGACCGACCGCATCGAGGCGACCGACCGGACCGTGGCGATGAGCGGCATCCAGGCCGTCATCCGCATCCCGCTCGACCAGATCCGAGCCGACGCGGAGCGAGGGCAGCGCACCGCCGCCATGATCGCCGGCTATCGCGGCTCACCCGTCGGCGGTATGGATGGTGCCTACGATGCCGATCGAGCTGTGCTCGAGGCCAACAACGTCCGGTTCATCAGCGGCGTCAACGAAGACCTGGGCGCCACGATCGTCTGGGGCAGCCAGCAAGCGGCACTCGAACCGACCGCACGCTTCGATGGCGTCCTCGGCATGTGGTACGGCAAGGGTCCCGGCGTCGACCGCTCCGGCGACGCCCTCCGCCATGCCAACACCTCGGGCGTCGACCACTGCGGTGGCGTGCTCGCAGTGGCTGGTGACGATCCTTCCTGCAAGTCCTCCACCATCGCCTCGGCGTCGGAGTGGGCCCTTGCCGACCTCGCCATGCCGACCCTCTACCCAGGATCGGTGCAGGAGGTCCTCGACTTCGGCCGCTACGGCTACGAACTGTCTCGGTTCTCCGGCAGTTGGGTCGGCTTCAAGATCGTCACCAACGTTGCCGACGCCTTCGCCACGGTCGACCCCCACCCGGGCCGACTCACCATCGCGCCGGTCGATCTCGAGTGGCGGCATTCGCAGAGCTCCACGCTCATCGCCCCGTTCTCACTCGAACTCGAGCGCGAGATGATGGTCAGTCGCCTCGATGCTGCGAAGGCGTTCGTGGCCGCGCAGGGCATCGATCGGATCATCGGTGCGGGCCCAGCCGAACTCGGCATTGTCGCCGCCGGCTCGATGTACGGCGAACTGCGCGACGCGCTCGGGCGGCTCGGCCTGCGATCCGATGCCGACCTCGCCGCCTCCGGCATCCGCCTCTACAAGCCGGCCATGATCTGGCCGCTCGAGCCGTCGTCGTTGCGGCGGTTCGCCGAAGGCCTCCGCGAGATCGTCGTCGTCGAGGAGAAGCGATCGTTCATCGAGAGCCAGATCCGCGACCTCCTCTATGGGCATGCCGACACGCCCGCCGTTCACGGCAAACGCGACGATCGCGGCGAGCTGTTCGCGAGCCACGGAGGCCTGGTTGCCGATGACCTCGTCGCTCCGCTGCGTCGACGGCTCGAGGTCTTCCTTCCGGCCGACCGGTTGGCGTCCGAGCGGGCACGCATCCCGCTCATCACCGCCGAGCTCCCCGGCCGTACCGCCCACTTCTGTTCGGGATGCCCGCACAACCGCTCCACGGTCATTCCTGAAGGCTCGGTCGCCCACGGCGGGATCGGCTGCCACTCGATGTCGCTCTACATGGAGCGCGGCGTCCACGGTGTCACCCACATGGGCGGCGAGGGTGCGCAGTGGGTCGGCATGTCGCCGTTCGTCGACGACACGCACCGCTTCCAATACCTGGGCGACGGCACGCTTGCCCACTCCGGCTCGCTCGCCATCCGCCAGGCCGTCTCCGCCGGCACCACCATCACCTACAAGATCCTGTACAACGGCACCGTCGCCATGACCGGTGGCCAGGACGCCGCCGGCAACATCGAGGTCCCCGCACTCACGCACTGGCTGGCCGCTGAAGGTGTCGACACGACCGTCGTGGTCAGCGACGACCCCAAGCGCTACACCGAGCCGATGGCCAAGGGTGTTCGGGTCGAGCACCGCGACCAGCTCGACGCCGTGCAACGTGAGCTTCGCGAGATCGAAGGCGTCACCGTGCTGATCTACGACCAGGGATGCGCCGCCGAACTCCGGCGTGATCGCAAACGGGGACTGGTCGCGACCCCGACCACTCGTGTGGTGATCAACGAAGCCATCTGCGAGGGCTGTGGCGACTGCGGCGAGGTGTCGAACTGCGCCAGCGTGCACCCGGTACAGACCCCGTTCGGCCGCAAGACCCAGATCCATCAGGAGTCATGCAACTACGACCTGACCTGTCTCAACGGCAACTGCCCGGCCTTCGTCACGATCGAGATCGACCCCGACGCACCGCCGACGACCCCTCGTCGAGGCGGCTCGCCGGCCAGGGTCGCCGACGGCGAGCTGCCGCCTGAACCCGCGATCCCCGATTCGGCCGACGTGCTGCTCATCGGCATCGGTGGCACGGGTGTCGTCACGGTGAGCCAGGTGCTCGCCACCGCCGCCATGCTCGACGGCAAACACTCCAACGGCCTGGATCAAACCGGGCTCGCACAAAAGGGCGGGCCGGTCGTCTCGAACGTGAGGATCACCGCCGACGACCCCGCATCGGCGGATACGTCGGGTGCCAGCGCATCGAATCGGGTCGACACTGCCGATGCCATGTTGGTGTTCGACCTCGTCGCTGCATCGAAGAACCTCGACCGGGCCAGCGAAGACCGCACTCGCGCCATCATCTCGACCGGCCTCATCCCGACCGGTGCCATGGTGTCGGGGCGAGGCGACGAGACCTTCCCGGCGCTCGAGCGTTTCCGCTCCGTCGTCGAGGCCGCCACGCTCGACAGCCTCTGGCTCGATACCGCCGGCATCGCCCGCCGACAGTGGTCGTCACAGCCCGCAGCGAACGTGCTGGTGCTCGGTCTCGCCTACCAGCAGGGCCTGCTGCCGGTGTCGAGCGCAAGCCTCGAGCGAGCGATCGAGCTCAATGGTGTCGCCGTTGCCACCAACCTGGAAGCGTTCCGCCTCGGTCGCCGCATCGCTGCCGACCCCAGCCTTCTCGAGGCGCTCGACGTCGACGACGCCACCGTCGCCGTCCCGCCACCGCTCGACTCGATGGCCGCCGACCTCGGTGTCGATCCGGCGCTGTCCGACATCCTGGCGTGGCGGATCCCCGAACTGATCGAGTGGCAAGACGCCGCCTACGCCGAGAGCTACGTGGCGAAGATCCGTGAGGTGCGCACGCTCGAGGCCGGGCTCGTGGGATCGAGGACCGAGCTGAGTCAGGCGGTGGCCCGCCATCTCTACAAGTTCATGGCCTACAAGGACGAGTACGAGGTGGCTCGGTTGGCCCTCCGGTTCGACCAGGAGTCCAGCGGCATCGCCGGATCCATGAGCTACCAGCTCAAGCCGCCCACCATGAAGGCAGTCGGCTACGACAAGAAGGTGGCCGTTCCCGAGGCGGCAGGCCGGGCGATGTTCAAGGGCATCCTGCGCACCAAGAAGCTGCGGGGCACCCGACTCGATCCGTTCGGCCGGACCGAGGAGCGGCGAACCGAACGTGCCCTCATCGGCGAATACACCGAACTCGTCGATCTCCTGCTCGGCGATCTCACCGCCGATTCCTACGAACGAGCGGTCGAGATTGCGTCGCTCGCCGACATGGTCCGAGGGTTCGACACCGTGAAGCTCGCCAACGTCCGGCGCTATCGAGCAGCGGTGGCCGAGCGGCTCGCCCGACCGTGA
- a CDS encoding DUF4214 domain-containing protein → MTTRLRLRRTLTAAALSPVLALATLGPAAALDPPTVNDPAVEVATDNGDLFASPCPEMTDSVYRLYRAFFGREPDAVGWQYWMEVYVAPTTNLETIANDFVLSDEFRATYGPLSNGDFVRLVYNNVMGREPDQAGYDHWVGSLDTGYSRGAVMIAFSESAEYVALTDTWPPLAGYLQWYGRPLQFACGNGPVIVTPEQQTAFADLMIWNDAGEPVSYRMGVETPGGTLMDDYHQLDASSYSIYWNMEIAVIGGRSLIIELPDRNDVFWTAVFYDAPHAPDRSPYTDGFGVFARTGAPVDDASSLLAAVDGGAEIGFADWGR, encoded by the coding sequence ATGACCACTCGGCTCCGCCTCCGTCGCACCCTCACTGCCGCCGCTCTCAGCCCCGTGCTGGCGCTGGCAACGCTCGGTCCGGCCGCAGCGCTCGATCCGCCGACGGTCAACGATCCGGCGGTGGAAGTGGCGACCGACAACGGCGACCTCTTTGCCTCGCCATGTCCGGAGATGACCGACTCGGTGTACCGGCTCTACCGGGCATTCTTCGGACGGGAGCCCGATGCCGTCGGGTGGCAGTACTGGATGGAGGTCTACGTCGCCCCCACCACCAATCTCGAGACGATCGCCAACGACTTCGTGCTCTCCGACGAGTTCCGTGCGACCTACGGGCCGCTGAGCAATGGCGACTTCGTGCGGCTGGTCTACAACAACGTGATGGGGCGCGAACCCGACCAGGCGGGCTACGACCACTGGGTCGGCTCGCTCGACACCGGCTACTCCCGGGGCGCGGTGATGATCGCCTTCAGCGAATCGGCCGAGTACGTGGCGCTGACCGACACCTGGCCTCCGCTCGCCGGGTACCTCCAGTGGTACGGACGTCCCCTCCAGTTCGCCTGCGGCAACGGACCGGTCATCGTGACGCCCGAACAGCAGACCGCCTTTGCCGACCTGATGATCTGGAACGACGCAGGCGAACCCGTCAGCTACCGCATGGGCGTCGAGACACCCGGCGGCACACTGATGGACGACTACCACCAGCTCGACGCCTCGAGCTACTCGATCTACTGGAACATGGAAATCGCGGTGATCGGCGGACGCTCGCTCATCATCGAGTTGCCCGACCGCAACGACGTGTTCTGGACCGCCGTGTTCTACGACGCCCCGCACGCCCCCGATCGTTCGCCCTACACCGATGGCTTCGGGGTGTTCGCTCGTACCGGTGCGCCGGTCGACGATGCCTCGTCGCTGCTGGCCGCCGTCGACGGTGGCGCTGAGATCGGGTTCGCCGACTGGGGTCGATGA